In the genome of Streptomyces collinus, one region contains:
- a CDS encoding VMAP-C domain-containing protein, with product MNSAEWHARIELRGRVAGAGFLVTPSTVLTCAHVVGDGEDLAVTFTERPGTPAVSARVVAHGGWAGGITDPGDLAVLELDREVPVAPAALAPADAAHGTTDRKLVVYGFPRGFDEGVLTECRVTASQLIRREWLQLEAWHQGGQPLAPGFSGAAVTLADTGEVVGMVTADAGSGEVRTGRMMPTQVMARYWPGLQGLVPTSDHATADRARLRALVEKAARAGVDCEPVRLYTAAADPFDPPPPEEGFDSLWSAALFVLCELDGPGAARTVARFADRLQDLLHAPAVEPSAPDWSPILVELGHSGAGDGLVRVEVSAYSEGRRHPVDSGTVEQHRLHAYVQEGIEAAFRYLTPGADELVAFALPRDWLDWPVDRWESAPDDDTPLGCVYPLVVTDHARRKASTRHVLTRTWKRLDSWPGARMHRVECGVPEEPGRLRLRLRQRDACLAGFGTAPAAARTRPHFDTSLTAPAPVIVWSRGGCGSGQEECAGADGCTGKAFLDALDAHVMAVPPAELPRQVLALREEAHAEEDHWARGIQLLWDDPRVFTDPHAVATAHTRSPVA from the coding sequence ATGAACAGCGCCGAGTGGCACGCACGGATCGAGTTACGGGGCCGGGTGGCCGGAGCGGGTTTCCTCGTCACCCCGAGCACGGTACTGACGTGCGCTCATGTCGTGGGCGACGGCGAGGACCTGGCGGTGACCTTCACCGAGCGGCCCGGCACCCCGGCCGTGTCCGCCCGGGTCGTCGCGCACGGCGGCTGGGCCGGTGGCATCACCGACCCCGGTGACCTGGCCGTGCTGGAGCTCGACCGGGAGGTGCCGGTCGCCCCGGCCGCGCTGGCCCCGGCCGACGCGGCGCACGGCACGACGGACCGCAAGCTCGTCGTCTACGGCTTCCCGCGCGGCTTCGACGAGGGCGTCCTCACCGAATGCCGTGTCACGGCATCGCAGTTGATCCGGCGGGAGTGGCTCCAGCTGGAGGCCTGGCACCAGGGCGGCCAGCCCCTGGCCCCCGGCTTCAGCGGGGCCGCCGTCACCCTGGCCGACACCGGCGAGGTCGTCGGCATGGTCACGGCGGACGCCGGCAGCGGCGAGGTGCGCACCGGCCGGATGATGCCCACCCAGGTCATGGCCCGCTACTGGCCGGGCCTGCAGGGCCTGGTCCCGACCTCCGACCACGCCACCGCCGACCGCGCCCGGCTGCGCGCCCTGGTCGAGAAGGCGGCCCGCGCGGGCGTCGACTGCGAACCGGTGCGGCTGTACACGGCGGCGGCCGACCCGTTCGACCCTCCGCCGCCCGAGGAGGGGTTCGACTCGCTGTGGTCGGCGGCCCTGTTCGTGCTGTGCGAACTCGACGGCCCGGGCGCCGCCCGCACCGTCGCCCGCTTCGCCGACCGGCTCCAGGATCTGCTGCACGCCCCGGCCGTGGAGCCGTCGGCCCCGGACTGGTCGCCGATCCTCGTCGAACTCGGGCACAGCGGGGCGGGCGACGGCCTGGTCCGGGTCGAGGTGTCCGCGTACAGCGAAGGGCGGCGCCACCCCGTCGACTCCGGCACGGTCGAGCAGCACCGGCTGCACGCGTACGTGCAGGAGGGGATCGAGGCGGCCTTCCGGTATCTGACGCCCGGCGCGGACGAGCTGGTCGCGTTCGCGCTGCCCCGGGACTGGCTGGACTGGCCGGTCGACCGCTGGGAGAGCGCCCCGGACGACGACACGCCGCTCGGCTGTGTCTACCCGCTGGTCGTCACCGACCACGCCCGCCGCAAAGCCAGCACCCGGCACGTGCTGACCCGGACGTGGAAGCGCCTGGACTCCTGGCCGGGCGCGCGGATGCACCGGGTGGAGTGCGGTGTGCCGGAGGAGCCCGGGCGGCTGCGGTTGCGGCTGCGGCAGCGCGACGCCTGCCTCGCCGGGTTCGGCACCGCCCCGGCCGCCGCCCGCACCCGGCCCCACTTCGACACCTCGCTCACCGCACCCGCCCCGGTGATCGTGTGGTCGCGGGGCGGCTGCGGCTCCGGGCAGGAGGAGTGCGCCGGTGCGGACGGCTGCACCGGCAAGGCGTTCCTCGACGCGCTCGACGCGCACGTCATGGCCGTACCGCCCGCCGAGCTCCCGCGCCAGGTCCTCGCGCTGCGCGAGGAGGCGCACGCGGAGGAGGACCACTGGGCCCGCGGCATCCAGCTGCTCTGGGACGACCCGCGGGTCTTCACCGACCCGCACGCCGTCGCCACCGCGCACACGAGGTCGCCGGTGGCCTGA
- a CDS encoding AAA family ATPase, producing the protein MPHWSVYTGRNEPHDGIDDLPAPPPWRAFDGGPALPPPHDGDDATAVSPDRVHRAKSYVAGEESVRLVNAALCLRRPLLVTGPPGTGKSSLAYAVARELRLGPVLRWNITSRSSLADGLYQYDPLSRLYAARDAREERGGVEDHLRLGPLGTALLPYDRPRALLVDEIDKSDLDLPNDLLNVLEEGQYEIPELVRTARHSGDGAAEVLADGTDTPVTVRRGRVRCRAFPFVVLTSNGEREFPPAFLRRCVRLKLRRPGRDQLTHIVRAHLDTPSGDADRLITRFLERASGGELATDQLLNALYLTGVAGLDAESRDDLAEQLMPYLSAAADGDGF; encoded by the coding sequence ATGCCGCACTGGTCCGTCTACACCGGCCGGAACGAGCCGCACGACGGCATCGACGACCTGCCCGCCCCGCCGCCCTGGCGCGCCTTCGACGGCGGGCCGGCCCTGCCGCCGCCGCACGACGGCGACGACGCGACGGCCGTCTCCCCCGACCGTGTGCACCGGGCGAAGTCGTACGTCGCCGGCGAGGAGAGCGTCCGGCTCGTCAACGCCGCGCTCTGCCTGCGCCGCCCCCTGCTCGTCACCGGCCCGCCCGGCACCGGCAAGTCGTCCCTCGCCTACGCGGTGGCGCGGGAGCTCCGGCTCGGCCCGGTGCTGCGCTGGAACATCACCAGCCGCAGCTCGCTGGCGGACGGCCTCTACCAGTACGACCCGCTGTCCCGGCTGTACGCGGCCCGGGATGCGCGGGAGGAACGGGGCGGTGTCGAGGACCACCTGCGTCTCGGCCCGCTCGGCACGGCCCTGCTCCCCTACGACCGGCCCCGCGCCCTGCTCGTCGACGAGATCGACAAGAGCGACCTGGACCTGCCGAACGACCTGCTGAACGTTCTGGAGGAGGGCCAGTACGAGATCCCGGAACTGGTGCGTACCGCCCGGCACTCCGGCGACGGCGCGGCCGAGGTGCTCGCCGACGGCACGGACACGCCGGTGACCGTGCGCCGCGGCCGGGTCCGCTGCCGGGCGTTTCCGTTCGTCGTGCTGACCAGCAACGGGGAGCGCGAGTTCCCGCCCGCCTTCCTGCGCCGCTGCGTCCGGCTGAAGCTGCGCCGCCCCGGCCGGGACCAGCTCACCCATATCGTCCGGGCCCATCTGGACACTCCGAGCGGGGACGCGGACCGTCTGATCACCCGCTTCCTGGAGCGGGCGTCCGGCGGCGAACTGGCCACCGACCAGCTGCTGAACGCCCTCTACCTCACCGGAGTGGCGGGCCTGGACGCCGAGTCCCGCGACGATCTCGCCGAGCAGCTGATGCCGTACCTCAGCGCGGCGGCCGACGGCGATGGCTTCTGA
- a CDS encoding SAV_2336 N-terminal domain-related protein: MASDGGPGPSPVARLQAALSAAGAAPTPREIAELLWLAGQLDRPSGEPRTGRPTAPEAPVTAGAATGPEEPAAPEAPQTAEPSALAGPGRVPLRLPAPRSPDRPGHHSGGGSPLLAPAPPMLPHPLALQRALRPLQRKVPSPHLRLLDERATADRIARLGAHPDVWFPVLRPAPDRWLRLNLVHDTGPTMPVWRPLVSELHTALAQSGIFRTVTLHPATPDGRARQVPVLDDGRTATLVVSDCMGPQWRPGEAGERWYRTLRQWAHRMPLAVVQPLPEHLWAGTALPAEPGLLTSPSTAAPSAALAFTPYDATSAAPDRALPLPVLEPGAPWLAHWAALLADPGGARTPGAVAWLPPAPAPPAEPTPDITTASPEDLVLRFRATASPEAFRLAGHLALAVPSVPVMRLVQRTLERDPRPQHLAEVILSGMLTSAPGPPGSYAFRPGVRELLLRSLPRTARGRTREFLERVGGLIDERAGFAAGEFRAETDGGKGDAGPAFATVSEETVRRLGGETLFAGRYRLTGRRDGEGRVSRAVDVRTGRQVIVRRYREQPAPQERFLNEARALAGVDDPHVVKVLDFGVESDAPYLVTEFVDGLTVSEVLSGITFPAFARLVCQGMAGLEALHARGLARGERGPDGLLLRPDGTVLLSRVTLGEESRNKAPEADVAEFRWLLKQLVAGTHVPAEHRELLELIDRHELREAAAYAARLPAGWPPPRSFALLGPLRISAGPEPVAPPSPEARALLCMLLLRHGRRVPHSELARGLWEEPLPESEAAHRLDALAAEVRQVLPDGGLVAFSDSYALHVPDLYVDVLHCEELLSDRMRGSTDLRRVLGLWYGDPLDGVPGPAAAATRDRLRALLERLRKAVGDTQEAAAPTILFEADDLTGHPEARITLEYAVHEMLSRGALAPHQFDVRVRSGGYDVHTEPGTYLLPVLAAVLRGLPEVLTGLVDPPPLTVTFWDRPAPPPEPPRVPADIQVIVSPDLYEQFAASSAAQGPQRFQPLFQDGATDTPPVAWYCPLSPATAPEPGARDLVQGPFITRDLRRLGIPAPGRTAVVHTRPDGPLTLLNPARPHGGRPPGLVTYYEVDLTTHQSHHRVSLPSSGKGAFAAAVELAWHVEDPVAFVRAETGRVSEVLLGHLLEEAARITRRHPLRRAGAAQRAVSAALRHWPVPGLSVTASVQLDREGATLPEPQGAAASQLPLPRLLGEAETVLVGFDGPMARLFSASTAREAVLGLLALADEHRAPGQALPGAVRETFAHPLDVLRAFAQDPLGPLLRERLDEIELRAVPHAPATHNSAPLVRTLHASGRRVCVITDVCAEAVPRYLRPYGALPLAGVHGRAEDLALLTPHPDCMLRALDACDGSAATGLVIGSTVAELAAAQRAGLRFVGLARNATTERQLREAGCETTVTSLAPLLEAARSL; the protein is encoded by the coding sequence ATGGCTTCTGACGGCGGACCCGGGCCGTCTCCGGTCGCCCGGCTGCAGGCGGCCCTGTCGGCGGCGGGGGCCGCGCCGACCCCGCGGGAGATCGCCGAACTGCTGTGGCTGGCTGGTCAGTTGGACCGGCCGTCCGGCGAGCCCCGGACAGGCCGGCCGACCGCTCCGGAGGCTCCCGTCACCGCGGGAGCGGCAACAGGCCCGGAGGAGCCGGCCGCCCCCGAAGCACCGCAGACCGCCGAGCCTTCCGCCCTGGCCGGCCCGGGCCGCGTCCCGCTCCGCCTCCCCGCGCCGCGCTCCCCGGACCGCCCCGGCCACCACTCCGGCGGCGGATCGCCCCTCCTCGCGCCCGCGCCCCCGATGCTGCCCCACCCCCTCGCGCTCCAGCGCGCCCTGCGCCCGCTCCAGCGCAAGGTGCCCTCCCCGCATCTGCGCCTCCTCGACGAACGGGCGACGGCCGACCGGATCGCGCGGCTCGGCGCCCACCCGGACGTGTGGTTCCCCGTGCTGCGGCCGGCGCCCGACCGCTGGCTGCGCCTGAACCTCGTGCACGACACCGGCCCCACCATGCCGGTCTGGCGCCCCCTGGTGAGCGAACTGCACACGGCGCTCGCCCAGTCGGGCATCTTCCGCACGGTCACCCTGCACCCCGCCACGCCCGACGGCCGCGCCCGCCAGGTCCCCGTCCTCGACGACGGCCGCACGGCCACCCTCGTCGTCAGCGACTGCATGGGCCCGCAGTGGCGCCCGGGCGAGGCGGGCGAGCGCTGGTACCGCACCCTGCGGCAGTGGGCCCACCGCATGCCGCTCGCCGTGGTCCAGCCCCTCCCCGAACACCTGTGGGCCGGCACGGCGTTGCCCGCCGAGCCGGGCCTGCTGACGTCCCCGTCCACCGCGGCCCCCTCGGCGGCCCTCGCGTTCACCCCGTACGACGCGACGTCAGCGGCCCCGGACCGGGCCCTGCCGCTGCCGGTCCTGGAACCGGGCGCCCCCTGGCTCGCCCACTGGGCGGCCCTGCTCGCCGACCCGGGCGGCGCCCGGACACCGGGCGCGGTGGCCTGGCTGCCGCCCGCACCCGCACCGCCCGCCGAGCCCACCCCCGACATCACCACCGCCTCCCCCGAGGACCTGGTCCTGCGCTTTCGCGCGACGGCGTCCCCGGAGGCCTTCCGCCTCGCCGGGCATCTCGCGCTGGCGGTCCCCTCGGTGCCGGTGATGCGCCTCGTCCAGCGCACCCTGGAGCGCGACCCGCGCCCCCAGCACCTGGCCGAGGTCATCCTCAGCGGCATGCTCACCTCCGCGCCCGGCCCGCCCGGCTCCTACGCGTTCCGGCCCGGCGTACGGGAGTTGCTGCTGCGCTCCCTGCCCCGCACGGCCCGCGGCCGGACCCGGGAGTTCCTCGAACGGGTCGGGGGTCTGATCGACGAGCGGGCGGGGTTCGCGGCCGGGGAGTTCCGGGCCGAGACGGACGGCGGGAAGGGCGATGCGGGTCCGGCGTTCGCGACGGTCAGCGAGGAGACCGTGCGGCGACTCGGCGGAGAGACGCTGTTCGCGGGACGGTACCGGCTGACCGGGCGGCGCGACGGGGAAGGGCGCGTGTCCCGGGCCGTGGACGTCCGCACCGGCCGGCAGGTGATCGTGCGCCGGTACCGTGAGCAGCCCGCCCCGCAGGAACGGTTCCTGAACGAGGCGCGGGCCCTGGCCGGGGTCGACGATCCGCATGTGGTGAAGGTGCTCGACTTCGGGGTGGAAAGCGACGCGCCCTACCTGGTGACGGAGTTCGTGGACGGCCTGACGGTCTCCGAAGTGCTCTCGGGCATCACCTTCCCCGCCTTCGCCCGCCTGGTGTGCCAGGGCATGGCGGGGCTGGAGGCCCTGCACGCGCGCGGTCTGGCGCGCGGGGAGCGCGGGCCGGACGGCCTGCTGCTACGCCCCGACGGCACGGTGCTGCTCAGCCGCGTCACCCTGGGCGAGGAGTCCCGGAACAAGGCCCCCGAGGCGGACGTCGCGGAGTTCCGGTGGCTGCTCAAGCAGCTGGTCGCCGGCACCCATGTGCCCGCCGAGCACCGGGAACTGCTCGAACTGATCGACCGGCACGAGCTGCGGGAAGCCGCCGCGTACGCCGCCCGCCTGCCCGCGGGGTGGCCACCGCCGCGCTCCTTCGCCCTGCTCGGCCCCCTGCGCATCAGCGCCGGCCCGGAGCCCGTGGCACCCCCCTCCCCCGAGGCCCGGGCGCTGCTGTGCATGCTGCTCCTCCGGCACGGCCGGCGCGTGCCCCACTCCGAACTGGCCCGCGGGCTGTGGGAGGAACCCCTGCCGGAGAGCGAGGCCGCCCACCGCCTCGACGCCCTGGCGGCGGAGGTCCGGCAGGTGCTGCCGGACGGCGGCCTCGTCGCGTTCTCCGACTCGTACGCCCTGCACGTGCCGGACCTGTACGTCGACGTGCTGCACTGCGAAGAACTCCTCAGCGACCGAATGCGCGGCAGCACCGACCTCCGGCGGGTCCTCGGCCTCTGGTACGGCGACCCGCTCGACGGCGTCCCGGGTCCCGCAGCCGCGGCCACCCGGGACCGCCTGCGCGCGCTGCTGGAGAGGCTCCGGAAAGCCGTCGGTGACACCCAGGAGGCCGCCGCCCCCACGATCCTCTTCGAGGCCGACGACCTCACCGGCCACCCCGAGGCCCGCATCACCCTCGAATACGCGGTGCACGAGATGCTCTCCCGCGGCGCGCTCGCCCCCCACCAGTTCGACGTGCGCGTCCGCAGCGGCGGCTACGACGTCCACACCGAACCCGGTACCTACCTCCTCCCCGTCCTGGCCGCCGTCCTGCGCGGCCTGCCCGAGGTCCTCACCGGGCTCGTGGACCCGCCGCCCCTCACCGTCACGTTCTGGGACCGGCCGGCCCCGCCGCCCGAGCCGCCGCGCGTGCCCGCCGACATCCAGGTGATCGTCTCCCCGGACCTGTACGAGCAGTTCGCCGCCAGCTCGGCCGCCCAGGGCCCCCAGCGCTTCCAGCCCCTCTTCCAGGACGGCGCCACCGACACTCCGCCCGTCGCCTGGTACTGCCCGCTGTCCCCCGCCACGGCCCCGGAGCCCGGGGCCCGCGACCTGGTGCAGGGCCCCTTCATCACCCGCGACCTGCGCCGGCTCGGCATACCGGCCCCGGGCCGCACGGCCGTCGTCCACACCCGGCCCGACGGCCCGCTGACCCTCCTCAACCCGGCCCGGCCGCACGGCGGCCGGCCGCCGGGGCTCGTGACGTACTACGAGGTGGACCTCACCACGCACCAGTCCCACCACCGGGTCTCCCTGCCCAGTTCGGGCAAGGGCGCCTTCGCCGCCGCGGTCGAGCTGGCCTGGCACGTGGAGGACCCCGTGGCGTTCGTGCGGGCCGAGACCGGCCGGGTGTCCGAGGTGCTGCTCGGCCACCTGCTGGAGGAGGCGGCCCGCATCACCCGGAGGCATCCGCTGCGCCGGGCGGGTGCCGCCCAGCGCGCGGTCAGCGCCGCGCTGCGCCACTGGCCGGTGCCCGGGCTGTCGGTGACGGCGTCGGTGCAACTGGACCGGGAGGGCGCGACCCTGCCCGAACCGCAGGGCGCCGCTGCCTCCCAGCTCCCGCTGCCGCGGCTCCTCGGCGAGGCCGAGACGGTCCTGGTCGGTTTCGACGGCCCGATGGCCCGCCTGTTCTCGGCGAGCACCGCGCGCGAGGCCGTGCTCGGCCTGCTCGCCCTGGCCGACGAGCACCGCGCCCCGGGGCAGGCCCTGCCCGGCGCGGTGCGGGAGACGTTCGCCCATCCGCTGGACGTGCTCCGCGCCTTCGCGCAGGACCCGCTCGGGCCGCTGTTGCGCGAACGCCTGGACGAGATCGAACTCCGGGCGGTGCCGCACGCCCCGGCGACGCACAACTCCGCGCCCCTGGTCCGCACCCTGCACGCCTCCGGCCGCCGCGTCTGTGTGATCACGGACGTCTGCGCCGAGGCCGTACCCCGATACCTGCGGCCCTACGGCGCCCTGCCCCTGGCCGGCGTCCACGGACGCGCCGAGGACCTGGCCCTGCTCAC